The bacterium genome has a segment encoding these proteins:
- a CDS encoding BrnT family toxin, translated as MAKTRFDWDPDKDAENNRKHGVSFSRAQYAFADPQRVIAKDEAHSQTEERFYCF; from the coding sequence ATGGCTAAAACCCGCTTTGATTGGGATCCGGACAAGGACGCCGAGAATAATAGAAAGCACGGGGTTTCCTTCTCCCGTGCCCAATACGCCTTTGCGGACCCGCAGCGCGTGATAGCCAAGGACGAGGCGCACAGCCAAACCGAAGAACGGTTCTATTGTTTT